gtagtATCCAAGGCACTAATGgggtagaatcatagaattaatAATCAAATCCCAGacttgtttgggttggaagggaccttaaacatcatctcgttccaactccctgctatgggcagggacacctcccaccagaccaacttgcttcaagccccatccaacctggccttcaacactgccagggatgggacagccacagctgctctgggcaacctgggccagtgtctcaccaccctcacagcaaagaatttcttccaaggatctcatctcaatctcccctcttgcagcttgaaaccattccccctcgtcccatcactccctgcacttgtccaaagtccctccccagcttttctgtagccccttcaggtcctggaaggtgctctaaggtctccctagagtcttctccaggctgaacaaccccatgtctctcagcctgtctccagagcagcacCCCTGCTCTGGAAGTGTCACTTCTTCCCACAGCTCTGATGGAGACCATCTCGTTCTGCAGGCGTGGGGCTGATTGCGGCTGGACAGTGCGATGTCGTCGTAGCAGGGGGTGTGGAGTTCATGTCAGATGTTCCCATTCGTCACAGCAGGAAGATGAGGAAGACTATGCTGACTCTTAACCGAGCAAAGACCTTGGGCCAAAAGCTGTCCCTGATTTCCAGAATTCGCCCTGACTACTTTGCCCCTGAGGTAATTGTTTTCAGTGTAAAACAAATTCCCTTAGGAAACTTTTTCAGCCTCAGTGGAGAGGATTTgaaaaggcagagctgcctgcctgcagcctgcttCTCTTGGATCCCTCTCTGTCCTCTCAGTTACAATTGCAGTTGATTAACACATCTCAGCATTCATAACCCTCTGATTTGTTTTCTGACATGTTGCTCTTTGGTAAACCTAACTTTTTTCAAAAGCTCCCTCTCTTTTTGCAACTCCAAGACAAACTGTGTTGGAGGctacaaagtaaaatatttttttcattaatataaaaGTTCTGCAGGGCTCCTAAAGGGTAAGgatagtttttatttcttaaataataaaaatagcacagaatcacagaatcattttggttggaaaagacctttaggatcatcaagtccaactgttaacccagccctgccaaggccaccactaaaccatgtccctcagcaccacagctacacagctttgaaatccctccagggatggggactccacccctgccctgggcagcctgggccagggcctgacagtcCTTTCCAcgaagaaattgttcccaatatccagtataaacctcccctggcacaacttaaggccatttcctcttgtcctgttgctgcttctttgggagaagagactgatccccctgactccaacctccttCCAGTCTTAGTATCAGAGAAGCATCCTCAGTACATTAATGTAATTGTTGATTAATGCATCTTAAATATGTCTTATGATTGCTGTTCCTGGCCAAATACTGCCAAGTGCTGAACATGTTCAGCTCCCATGTTTGGGCCCCAGTGTCAACTGACAATGTGCAGTAGAGGGAGCCACTCTTCTGGCTGGGAGATCATGAGAGGGTAAATTATGGCATGGTGGAGACAGGAAGGAGATACACTTCCCTCCTGACCACAACTGAGCTCTTCAGAGGGGGACCTCTGTGtgtccctgccactgctgcctgccctgggtgtGAGTGCATTGCAGCCAAGTGTATGTACAGCAGGCATGAGATCCACAGGCAAAATAAGACAGGAAAATGGCAGACTTAAATGCATGCAGGATTTTCCTGTGTGAAAGAATAAAGCTAAGCTGAAATCACCTGCTGTCTCTGTTTGCCTGAGGTCATGTTGGACAAGGAGTTTTAGAGTCCCAGGACGTGTTATTTCACCTCAGCCCCAAAAGTTGAGTTACCCTTCACTTGTTGAATGCACAAGGCAGTTGCCCTTTGCCTATGCAAATGCAGTTCTTGGATCCCTGGAGTAAGCAGCAATCTGGACCTCATTTTGATCTCTTTTTTCTAAAATCTTTGAAAGTGATTGTTCCTCTAATGTGTTTGACCAAGTCACTTCTGGTCTGGTGACCATGTGTTAATTGCACAGCTCTGATACTAACTCCTCTGCTTAATTAATGGAAGCGGCTCACTGGCTGACCATGCAGGGTTTAGCCATCTGCTGAACTTTATGGAACTGCCAAAGGACAGGTTCTTACGtgtgctgtttggttttttttctggtttctagCTGCCAGCTGTGGCAGAGTTCTCCACCAGTGAGACCATGGGGCACTCGGCCGATCGTTTGGCCGCTGCCTTTGGCATTTCCCGTTTGGAGCAGGACGAGTATGCTCTCCGTTCACACACCCTGGCTAAGAAAGCCCAGGATGCAGGTTTGCTCCTTGACGTGGTGCCCTTCAAAGTGCCAGGTAAAAGTGTACATGTTTTGTTGCTAGCATGTGCTAGCTGAataaagaaatactttatttagaaaagaagGGGTCAGATTGATCATGTTCTGTGTGTCTGATACGGGCTTCAACATCTGCTTCTTCCTGGAAAACTACTGACATAGGAGCATGTTTCTAAACATGGATATCTAAATATATAAATCTAGATTTTGTCATACCTGCTTCATATTCATGCTGATGTGTTGACAGAGCAAGGAAGATCAGAATGGTTAGACCAAGAATCCCTCTGCTCTGTCAGTCAGGCAAGAGAACCCATCTTTATACCCCAAGCTcttaaaaacagacaaaaagccttttaaaatccTGGTCTGATAAATCTGGTCCTGGATAGGAAGAGCTGAAATGTGTTCTGCTGGATTGACTTCACCTCACCAGGCCTCACAGACCTTGCTCAGTTAAGAAACAATTTGGGGAGAAACTTAAAGCTTTCCATGGCCTGATGTCCACCCTTACCCCCCATGAGCCAGTGGGCATGCTTTGGTGTAGTATCTATGAATTTTGGGCACTTTACTCTGTAGTTAGTCTCCAATACATGCCTTAACTTTTATAGTTTCATGGTTACATGTGATCTTTATACTAAAATTAGTGCTTTTTGTTAACTGGCTTATTTAAGGAGTTGGTGTAGTTGAAGATAAGTGTATTTGGTTCTTCCCAGTGCTCTTACTTCCTCAAAACTTGACATAGAAATGTATACTGATTTAGGCCCGCTTCTCCAATTTAGGCTTTGTAATTCTAATTGAAATTCTTTTATCAACTGGGTTTTCCACATGGTAGTTTTTCCTTACAGCAAATAGATTGCAGTGCTTCTTTTTGGCAAAGCAATGTAGCTTCAATTTTAGGTACTGGTTTTAGCCATGGGAAATATCCTGATACCACAAacagatttttcccttttttcctccttgcgCTTGTCATAAAAAGCagtttcctgatttttttttttttttctgctggactCCTGATGTGCCAATTCATATATGTTGCTGACTTTCCTagtttaaatatgtttttttcatcaCCAGGCAAAGATACAGTTACCAAAGATAACGGGATCCGTCCTTCCTCAATTGAGCAGATGGGCAAACTGAAGCCAGCTTTTGTGAAGCCCTATGGAACTGTCACAGCTGCCAACTCCTCCTTCCTGGTAATTCTTCTTCACATCCCCGTGAGCTGGAGGGGAAAACTCTGGTTTACCCTCTGCCTGCTATAGGCATGCAGGTCAAGCTGGTACAGTCTGTGGGAATGAGTTGTCTCCTTTGTAGTATtgcctgcttctgcttttaGATTTTTCAGACTTTGAACTGTATTATAATCTGCTGAAtttgggattgtttagttttaaaatcaagagtcagagaatcatagagtggttggggttggaagggacctctgaagatcatctagtccaacctccctgctagagcaggatcacctacagtacatcacacaggatggtgtccagatgggtttggaaggtcttcagagaaggagactccacagcctctctgggcagcctgtcccagggctctgttaccctcatagtaaagaagtttttccttatgtttaacttgaacctcctgtgctccagtttgtacccattgtcccttgtcattggacactgcagaaaagagtctggtcccatcctcctgacacctgccctgTAGATACTTctaagcattgatgagatccccctcaatctcctcttctccaggctgaaaagccccagctctctcagcctttcctcatagggcagatgCTTTGctcctctaatcatctttgtggccctgtgctggactctctccagtagttctttATTCTTTATTGACTGGGGCAACCTGGAACTGGACAAAGttctccagatggggcctcaccagggaagagtagagggagaggatgacctccctcgacctgctggccacatgaTTCtcaatgcaccccaggatgccattggccctcttggccaccagAGCACAGTTTTTGCTCATGGacagcctgttgtccaccaggaacccaaggtccttttccccagaactgctttccagtaGGTCATCCCGAGGCTAGGAAACTTAACAGAAGTGTCTGACCCACGCTGATGATTCCCtgctaaaaaacaaaagcaactatGAATAGCCACAACCCATGGCAACAGACATGTGACTACTTGGTTAAGCACAAGCTCTTTATAATTTTGACACCACCTTCATCGTTTTGCTTTGGCAACTAGAACTTCACCATCACTTTTCTTTGTAAGAAATACCTAGTTTAAAAAAGATTCTAATCTctaaaaaaacaagacaaatatttgtattaaatcatagaatcacttaggttggagaagacctttaagatcatagagtTCAGCCATTAACTCAACTCTACCCAGTCCAGCACTAaaccatattcccaagcactacatctagacaacttttaaacacatccagggatggtgactcaaccacctccctgagcagcatgTTTCAATGCCTGAACACCCTTTCAGTGATAAAGTTCTTCCTAAAAGCTGGAGATGATTGATTTCATAAGTTATGGCTCTTTCCTAGTGTAAACCTTTTGGTCTGTCTTACCTGTTTGCTCTTCTGTAGCTGTCTCCTGAGGGTTGAGCATTCAAAGGCATGTAAAGAAATTCTGTCCGAGGATGGGATTGATCACATTTTAAGTCCCGAAGTCAGTTGTTTTAGTCTTAACTGTGTCACTTTATTGCTTACCTTGTAATCCccggaggggaaggagaggttTCTCTAGCACATCTACAATgagctctcctctcctctgcatATGCTATTTTCTCTTTAGCACTTTTAAAGGAAGCTTTTTAAGATGCTGAGGTGTAAGGTTGTGTGTTTTTGATCAGTACTTCAAGGAAGCAAGTAACTACTGCTAGGTCTTCTTCAGTAGCAATGCCATTTCCTCCTTAGGATTCTTTGGGACTTCCAAAGCCTGGTAATGACACACCCTTGGTGTTGGGAGCAGCTGAAACCCAGGGAGAGTTGGATTGGGACTCTGTAGAGTTAcgttaatggttggacttgatgatcttaaaggacttttccaaccagaatgagTCTGTGAAGGGCTTCAGCAGTGTGTGGGCTAACATTGTTTGGAgatcatccatccatccatcctgcAGACTTGTTCTTTGTCCCATATCATCAGGTGTGTCCTGGTTAGATCCACGTCctctcctgctggctgctgctcaggaggGCTGTCAAGCTCATGTTGTGCGGTGCTGTCCTTGCTCTTTGGACTGTGacctgagggtttttttctgcctttttcagaCAGATGGTGcctctgcagttctgctgatgtctgaggagaaggctctggcaATGGGATACAAACCGAAGGCCTACCTGAGGTAAAAAAGAGGGCTCTAAAGCctgctctctcttccttctcctccttctgttACTAATAGCATTTCTCCTGTGCAGGGACTTCGTGTATGTGTCCCAGGATCCAAaggaccagctgctgctggggtagGTGGCTAGCATCAAGATCCACACTGGCACAACAGCCTTGACTTACCGTTacgtgtttggttttttggggagGTACCTCATGAGCTATGACATCTCCTCGGGCTTCCTGGCGAAGGGGCGACAGCTGGTGTGTGAGGTGTGACCCAGGAGGGGGGGAGGTGGCTGATGtgggagagcagctgcagcagaaatacCCACCCCAGGTTGCTGAGGGCCCTCTCATCATGTTGGTATTTGCAGTGGTGACACGGGTTTGTGTTTCAGTTGGagtgggacaggcagggagctaTACCTAGAGAGAAGGAATGTTAACATGAGTAACGGGGAAAAGGGGAATGATGATTTGAGGAAACAAATTAATGCAAGACTTCCCTTTCTGAACTCTTAATCAGACCGACGTACGCTACTCCCAAAGTGCTGGAGAAGGCTGGTCTAACCATGGCTGACATCGACGTCTTTGAATTCCATGAAGCTTTTGCTGTAAGTACTCTGAAACCCCAGGCTGCCTCTAGCTGTAAAATGCTGTTCTGTAGATGTCTGTTTTCATGTTGTTGAAAGCTCTTGTGAAGACCTTCACTAAATGTGGGCAAGTGTAATTCTACGTTTGTGTCTGTAGGTGAGTACTgaggtattttaaatatttaacgTTTTTATATTGACACGGTCCATGCTGACAGTGGCTTACATTGCTTGAAGCCACCAAGGGAATACAGATTCTtctaaaataatacaaaaagaaaataatctgactTTCCCAAGACTCTCACATGGAAGGATCTGTTTCTGCATGTCATCTACTAATTGGGTTGGGGAGATGTGTTACTGCAGTGAGGCAGCCTGTGAATTGGGCAGCATCTCTTTCCGTCTAAGGTTGTCCTAATGTTGATGAGCAGGGCTAGTCCTGTAAAATGCTGTTCTCCCCTTGGCTGTGTCAGTTTTGTGGCTGGAGCTGGTCTCCAGATCTCTCCTGTTTGCCAGCACTGTGTATTGGTGCTCCTTGAAGTCTGCTCTTCTCCTCGTTAAcgctgccctcccctcccttgCAGGGGCAGATACTGGCTAACCTGAAGGCCATGGATTCTGACTGGTTTGCACAAAACTATATGGGCAGAAAGTCAAAGGTGAGGACACAGTCAGGACgtttttctcttcagttaaaCTTCAGGATTGATTGAATCGTTCATTGCAGCAGGCCACATCAGTGCTGCAAAGCAGGGCTTTTGTGTTCTGTGAGGTGAAGCCACATTTCTTCAACTCTGGGTTAGCAAATCCCCATGTGAgcgtagaatcatggaatcatttaaattgaaaaagacctttcagatcactgagtccaactgttaccccagcactgccaaggccacgactaaaccatgtccctcagcaccacggCTACATGGCTTTTCAATCCCTCCAGTGACAGGGACTCCAtcactgccctgagcagccttggccagggcctgacaaccctgtccaggaagaaattgttcctgatatccaatctaaacctccctggcCACAACTTAAGGCTGTTTCCTCACTGTCTTGTGAGCAGTGTATTTGGAAATGATGACATTCCTGTTGTCAATAGGAGATTTAGAGCGATAATAATAACAGTTGGAGAAGAGGACATTCAGGCCAGTGGGAGAGGGTCAGTTCCTCTGCACACTTCCCTGCAGCACGGGTATGCCTATCTGGCTGCAGGGGGAGCAGTAAAACCTTTACCACAGTTTTATCCTGACATTGGGTGCTTGTACATGCCAAAAAAACGCTTTCTGTGGCCAGCTTGGATCAGTGTGTAGGCTTAGTGTTATGAGTAGGTCAAGCAATCTCCTTCCAGCCAGGTAACTGTGTGTTCTCATAGGTTGGAACCCCTCCTCTGGAGAAGTTCAATAACTGGGGTGGGTCCCTCTCGCTGGGACATCCTTTCGGTGCCACCGGCTGCCGTCTGGTCATCACTGCTGCCCACAGACTGCAGAAGGAGGGAGGACAGTATGGCCTGgtggctgcctgtgctgcaggagggcaggTAATGCTTCTGTGGGGTCTGATGCTGTGCCCTCTGAAGAGGGCAGGGATTAGATTTCTGCTCCTGTTGGTACTGTGAAGTCCTGTGCATGTTTAGGGGCACCTCTGAGTCCCCTGGCAGTGACATCCCTCCGTCTCAGCTGGCTGTCCCCTTATCACAGCTCAGCCCAGTGAGCTCAGTTCACTCACCAGCCCATCTCAGAACCATCCCTGAGCGATGGTGACTGCAGCCCATTACTGCCCATGTGGTACAAGAGGAGAGATTTCTGCCATACTCTGAGGGTTTCATTTGGTGACTCTCAAAAGACTTCCCAGATTCTGGTTTGTGGTCATCATTCTTCCGATCTtaggaagaaagatttttacaagaaaaatggAGTGAGAGTGTGTGTTCCCACAGTTCTTGAGGTTGTGACCAGAGCCCTTGTTCAGGTTGCCCTGACTGGTGGCAGTTCTGCAGGTACCATGGCTGGTCCTCTGTGACCTGAAGTCATCAATCTCGACATTGCCTCCTCCCCAGATTCCTTGTTTGCCCCACAGTGAAACCTGATGTGTTGGTCAGGGTGGACTCTGTTGCCTTGGCCAGCCTGAGCACATCTGTACTGTCCTGACACCACCAAACCACTGTCTGCACAATCCTCGTAATTAATCTGCTCTGGATTTTAATCTCCccttttataaaaattattattttttaattattctgctttattattttaataatttatttatggGGAGGGATTTGTTGcaagggcctgtagtgataggacaaagggtaatggtttcaaaactggaagaggggagatctgaggaagaaattctttgccctgagggtggtgagacactggcctaggttgcccagagcagctgtggctgccccatgcctggcagtgttgaaggccaagttggatggggcttggatcaagctggtctagtgagaggtgtctctgcccatggcagagggatTGGGACTGGAGGATGTTTAACCCAAATCAGTCTGGGATTTGATGATATAATGATTTAAAGCCATCAGGAGATgggcagctcatgttgagtgTGTGTCTGTAACAGTGATTCCTTTTGGTGACCGTTGTCTCTCTTCTTTCCAGGGGCACGCGATGATTGTGGAGCTTTACCCTCagtaacaggacaagggacTGTGGAGCAGCTGTTTGTGTGTCCTGTGCCTGGCAATGCCATTTCAATGCACTAATAACATACAGTCCTTCTTGGGAAGGAGTTTTGGTGGCCTTTGTAAATACCATTTAGCTACTAAGCTGGTAATTTTCATCTAATGAAGACACTCTGAGAAATACTCCAGGAGAATAGAAATTAATGTGGCTCTTAGTCTCTCCAGCGTCCTTGTAAACTCTGATTTCCACTGTAGCTCTTCAATAAGCTGAAGAATGATGATTCCAAAGCTGTGTATGGAGAATTATGGAGATGAGAAGTACTGGAGGTTGGTGGGCTGAGATACGAGTTAATGTGTCCTTGCAGCGAGTAACCATGTTCAGAAATGGGTTCAAAGTGACCTGGTTTGTATGGAGGATGTTTGCTGCACGATGTCCAAACAGAATTTGAATGAGCAAATTACTTCTGACAAATGAGTGTCACTGATCTATAGCCACAATAaaccagggggaaaaaaaaaaaaaagaagtttggcttttttttttttctctccccttgcCTGAAAGATGTGGGGTTGGTTACTGTGGTGTTTGTCATGGGGGCTGTGTGTTCTGAGGTGGCACCAGGCACCTGCTCTCTGAAATGGGAAACACTGCTCTGAAAGCTGCCCTGTACCCACCTGGAGCTCCAGAGCCCCAAGGAATCaccaaaataaatgcttttgagACCTTTTTTGGTAACTCCTGCCTCTCTGTGGCTCCCTAATGGACTTGGCAGCGTGAGGcttacagttggactcaatgaccttaaggtcttttccaacctaaatggttTGAATTACACACTGAATTTTGAAATTCCAAAATGGAAGCAGGGTAATAATCAGAATC
The Apus apus isolate bApuApu2 chromosome 3, bApuApu2.pri.cur, whole genome shotgun sequence genome window above contains:
- the HADHB gene encoding trifunctional enzyme subunit beta, mitochondrial — its product is MSSMLVQAIRNLPVSSAWAARGFARSLSCSSQLQAAVQPKSKKTLAKSGVKNIVVVEGVRIPFLQSGTSYADLMPHDLARGALQGLLNRTSVPRDVVDYIVYGTVIQEVKTSNVAREAALGAGFSDKTPAHTVTMACISSNQAMTTGVGLIAAGQCDVVVAGGVEFMSDVPIRHSRKMRKTMLTLNRAKTLGQKLSLISRIRPDYFAPELPAVAEFSTSETMGHSADRLAAAFGISRLEQDEYALRSHTLAKKAQDAGLLLDVVPFKVPGKDTVTKDNGIRPSSIEQMGKLKPAFVKPYGTVTAANSSFLTDGASAVLLMSEEKALAMGYKPKAYLRDFVYVSQDPKDQLLLGPTYATPKVLEKAGLTMADIDVFEFHEAFAGQILANLKAMDSDWFAQNYMGRKSKVGTPPLEKFNNWGGSLSLGHPFGATGCRLVITAAHRLQKEGGQYGLVAACAAGGQGHAMIVELYPQ